Proteins encoded within one genomic window of Rhinolophus sinicus isolate RSC01 linkage group LG05, ASM3656204v1, whole genome shotgun sequence:
- the GPAT2 gene encoding glycerol-3-phosphate acyltransferase 2, mitochondrial gives MDTMLGVRLQTQQRSSQNGRETSLWSSGLGMKLEAVTPFLGKYRPFVGRCCQTCTPKSWESLFHRSIMDLGFCNVILVKEENTRFRGWLVRRLCYFLWSLEQHIPPCWDAPQKVMESTRVQKVISGRAPAGAGEGQVPRRVKEEVQRLLGHMQAPPRPFLLRLFSWAVLRFLNCLLLNVQLHQGHLKMVREAAQAGSPLVLLSTHKSLLDGILLPFVLLSQGLGVLRVAWDPRTCSPILRALLRKLGGLFLPPEANLSLDSSEGVLARAVVHAAVEQLLVSGQPLLIFLEEPPGAQGPRLSALGQAWLAPVMQAVQVGAVPDAMLVPVAVTYDLVPDAPHDTHHAAPLLGLWTGALAVLRSLRGWRGHRVCVRVHLAQPFSLQEYTSNARSCWGSRQTLEQLLQPIVLGHSTVVPDTEKEQEWTPVSGPLLALKEEDQLLVRRLGRHILNASVASSAVMSTTIMASLLLFKHRKGVFLSQLLGEFSWLTEETLLRRFDVGFSGQLRCLVQHALSLLRAQVAVLRIHRGDLLVIARPGPGLMHLAHLGAELLPAFLSEAVGACAVRALLAGRVPPEGPWELQGVELLSQSELYRQVLLLLHLLPQDLLLLQPCRSSYCYCQEVLDRLIQCGLLVAEETPGSRLACDTGRQRLSAKLLWKPSGDFSDSDSDDFEEAGGRYFRLSQQSHCPDFFLFLCRLLSPLLKAFAQAAAFLPRGQLPDTELGYADQLLQFLQATAQEDGFFECADPSLAIRAVWTFRDLGVLQQTPSPAGPMLHLSPTFASRDSQEKLEQFIRQFICG, from the exons ATGGACACCATGTTGGGAGTCAGACTCCAAACTCAGCAGAGGAGCAGCCAGAATGGCCGGGAG ACCAGTCTGTGGTCCTCAGGCTTGGGGATGAAGCTGGAGGCTGTCACCCCATTCCTAGGGAAATATCGCCCCTTTGTGGGTCGCTGCTGCCAGACCTGTACTCCCAAGAGTTGG GAGTCCCTCTTCCACAGAAGCATAATGGATTTGGGCTTCTGCAATGTGATCCTGGTGAAGGAGGAGAACACCAG GTTTCGGGGCTGGCTGGTTCGGAGGCTCTGCTACTTCTTGTGGTCCCTGGAGCAGCACATACCCCCTTGCTGGGATGCCCCACAGAAGGTCATGGAAAGCACTAG GGTGCAGAAGGTCATCTCAGGGAGGGCCccagcaggggctggggaaggccaGGTGCCCCGCCGGGTGAAGGAAGAGGTGCAGCGCCTCCTGGGTCACATGCAGGCTCCACCCCGCCCTTTCCTGCTCAG GCTGTTCAGCTGGGCAGTGCTGCGGTTCCTGAACTGCCTCCTCCTGAACGTGCAGCTCCACCAAGGCCACCTGAAGATGGTCCGCGAGGCCGCCCAGGCG GGCTCGCCCCTCGTGCTCCTGTCTACACACAAGTCcctcctggatgggatcctgctGCCTTTTGTGCTGCTCTCTCAGGGCCTAGGTGTGCTCCGTGTGGCTTGGGACCCCCGAACCTGCTCCCCCATCCTCAG AGCTCTGCTGAGGAAGCTTGGGGGGCTTTTCCTGCCCCCAGAGGCCAACCTCTCCTTGGACAGCTCTGAGGGGGTCCTTGCAAGGGCTGTGGTCCATGCG GCTGTGGAGCAGCTGCTGGTCAGTGGACAGCCGCTGCTTATCTTCCTGGAAGAGCCACCTGGGGCCCAGGGGCCTCGGCTGTcagccctgggccaggcctggtTGGCACCGGTGATGCAGGCAGTCCAGGTGGGCGCTGTCCCAGATGCTATGCTGGTGCCAGTGGCTGTCACCTATGACCTGGTTCCAGACGCGCCACATGACACGCACCAT GCCGCACCCCTCCTGGGGCTGTGGACAGGAGCCCTGGCTGTCCTGCGGAGCCTGCGAGGCTGGCGCGGCCACCGGGTCTGTGTCCGTGTGCACCTGGCCCAGCCCTTCTCCCTGCAG GAATACACCAGCAATGCCCGAAGCTGCTGGGGCAGCAGGCAGACCCTGGAGCAGCTGCTGCAGCCCATTGTGCTGGGCCACAG TACTGTCGTCCCAGACACTGAGAAGGAGCAGGAATGGACCCCAGTAAGTGGGCCCCTTCTGGCCCTCAAGGAAGAGGACCAGCTCTTGGTCAGGAGACTGGGCCGTCACATCCTGAATG CCAGCGTAGCGAGCTCTGCGGTGATGAGCACGACCATCATGGCGTCTCTGCTGCTGTTTAAGCACCGGAAG GGCGTGTTCCTGTCCCAGCTCCTGGGGGAGTTCTCCTGGCTGACGGAGGAGACGCTGCTGCGTCGTTTTGACGTGGGCTTCTCAGGGCAGCTGAGGTGCCTGGTACAACATGCGCTGAGTCTGTTGCGGGCACAAGTGGCTGTGCTGCGCATCCACCGTGGGGACCTGCTGGTGATAGCGCGGCCTGGCCCAGGCCTCATGCACCTGGCACACCTGGGCGCGGAGCTGCTGCCTGCCTTCCTGAGCGAGGCTGTGGGCG CCTGTGCGGTGCGCGCGCTGCTGGCAGGCAGAGTGCCACCTGAGGGGCCCTGGGAGCTGCAGGGCGTCGAGCTGCTGAGCCAGAGCGAGCTGTACCGccaggtgctgctgctgctgcaccTGCTGCCGCAggacctgctgctgctgcag CCCTGCCGGTCTTCCTACTGCTATTGTCAGGAGGTGCTGGACCGGCTCATCCAGTGTGGGCTCCTGGTTGCGGAGGAG ACTCCAGGCTCCCGGCTGGCCTGTGACACAGGGCGACAGCGTTTGAGTGCCAAGCTGCTGTGGAAGCCAAGCGGGGACTTCAGTGATAGTGACAGTGATGACTTCGAGGAGGCAGGGGGGCGATACTTCAGG CTCAGTCAGCAGTCGCACTGCCCCgacttcttcctcttcctctgccgCCTGCTTAGCCCGCTGCTcaaggcctttgcacaggctgccGCCTTCCTGCCCCGGGGCCAGCTGCCAGACACAG AGTTGGGCTACGCAGACCAGCTCCTCCAGTTCTTACAGGCCACCGCCCAGGAGGACGGCTTCTTTG agTGTGCAGACCCAAGTCTCGCCATCAGGGCTGTCTGGACCTTCAGAGACTTGGGG GTGCTGCAGCAGACGCCCAGCCCTGCGGGTCCCATGCTCCACCTGTCCCCTACATTTGCCAGCCGGGACAGTCAGGAGAAGCTGGAGCAGTTCATCCGGCAGTTCATTTGTGGCTAG